A window from Gallus gallus isolate bGalGal1 chromosome 7, bGalGal1.mat.broiler.GRCg7b, whole genome shotgun sequence encodes these proteins:
- the GCG gene encoding pro-glucagon isoform 2 preproprotein (isoform 2 preproprotein is encoded by transcript variant 2) → MKMKSIYFIAGLLLMIVQGSWQNPLQDTEEKSRSFKASQSEPLDESRQLNEVKRHSQGTFTSDYSKYLDSRRAQDFVQWLMSTKRNGQQGQEDKENDKFPDQLSSNAISKRHSEFERHAEGTYTSDITSYLEGQAAKEFIAWLVNGRGRRE, encoded by the exons atgaaaatgaaaagtatttattttattgctggACTCCTTTTAATGATAGTTCAAGGCAGCTGGCAAAATCCTCTTCAGGATACAGAGGAGAAATCAAG ATCATTCAAAGCTTCCCAGTCTGAACCATTAGATGAATCTAGGCAGCTGAATGAAGTAAAGCGTCATTCACAAGGCACATTCACCAGTGACTACAGCAAGTACTTGGACAGCAGACGAGCTCAGGATTTTGTGCAATGGTTAATGAGCACTAAAAGAAATGG CCAACAAGGACAGGAGGACAAAGAGAATGACAAATTCCCGGATCAGCTCTCAAG TAATGCAATTTCCAAGCGTCATTCTGAATTTGAGAGACATGCTGAAGGCACCTACACCAGTGATATCACCTCTTATTTGGAAGGTCAAGCTGCCAAAGAATTCATTGCTTGGTTAGTGAATGGACGAGGAAGAAGAGAGTAA
- the GCG gene encoding pro-glucagon isoform 1 preproprotein (isoform 1 preproprotein is encoded by transcript variant 3): MKMKSIYFIAGLLLMIVQGSWQNPLQDTEEKSRSFKASQSEPLDESRQLNEVKRHSQGTFTSDYSKYLDSRRAQDFVQWLMSTKRNGQQGQEDKENDKFPDQLSSNAISKRHSEFERHAEGTYTSDITSYLEGQAAKEFIAWLVNGRGRRDFPEKALMAEEMGRRHADGTFTSDINKILDDMAAKEFLKWLINTKVTQRDLLGEYQ; encoded by the exons atgaaaatgaaaagtatttattttattgctggACTCCTTTTAATGATAGTTCAAGGCAGCTGGCAAAATCCTCTTCAGGATACAGAGGAGAAATCAAG ATCATTCAAAGCTTCCCAGTCTGAACCATTAGATGAATCTAGGCAGCTGAATGAAGTAAAGCGTCATTCACAAGGCACATTCACCAGTGACTACAGCAAGTACTTGGACAGCAGACGAGCTCAGGATTTTGTGCAATGGTTAATGAGCACTAAAAGAAATGG CCAACAAGGACAGGAGGACAAAGAGAATGACAAATTCCCGGATCAGCTCTCAAG TAATGCAATTTCCAAGCGTCATTCTGAATTTGAGAGACATGCTGAAGGCACCTACACCAGTGATATCACCTCTTATTTGGAAGGTCAAGCTGCCAAAGAATTCATTGCTTGGTTAGTGAATGGACGAGGAAGAAGAGA ttTCCCAGAAAAAGCTTTAATGGCTGAAGAAATGGGCCGAAGACATGCAGATGGCACCTTCACAAGTGATATCAACAAAATCCTGGATGATATGGCTGCCAAAGAGTTCCTAAAATGGCTGATTAACACAAAAGTTACTCAAAG agaCCTTTTGGGAGAATACCAGTAA